Part of the Nicotiana sylvestris chromosome 5, ASM39365v2, whole genome shotgun sequence genome is shown below.
tgccactgcttatgcttctctatcattttccttagtatcttcttgatattcttaatTGCGGCCTCTACTGCTCCATTTATCTGcggcctataggctgtggaattcttctgtctgattttgaaggtttcacacatagctttcatcaagtcactgttgaggttggagccattatcagtgatgattgactctagaattccgaatcgacaaacaatgcggccGCGGACAatgtctgccacgactttcttagttactgctctgtaagatacCGCTTCGacctatttggtgaaatagtcgatctCTAccaggatgaacctgtgcccattggaagCGGCAAGCTTGATTGGtctaataacatccattccccaggcggcgaacggccatggcgagcttgttgcattaagctcattcggaggtacctttatcatgtctgcatataTCTGGTAGCGGTGGCATTTTTGagcatactggatgcagtccatctccatagtcatccaaaagtaaccatctcggagtatcttctttgctaagacaaagccattcatatgtgtaccgcaggtcccagcgtgaatttcctctagtagcttggatgcttcctttgcgtcgacacaccttagtaatcccaaatcaggagtcctcctatataggattcctccgctatgaaagaaattattggacaacctccgaagtgtgcgtttctgggtaggatttgcaagttctgggtattcgccttttgccaaatattccttgatatcatgaaaccaaggcttctCGTCTGCTTCTTcgtcaacatgggcacaataagctggctgatcatggatctttactggaatgggatgaATGAAGTTcttgtttggatgttgtatcatggatgatagggtagccaatgcatcggcgaactcattctggactctgggaacatgttgtaatgccgtctttgtgaacctctttatcaattcctgtacatgatgcaaatacgggtgtatcttggagttcttggttgcccactcttcttggacctgatgtataagcaagtctgaatctccaatcactagcaattcttgaatgttcatgtcgatggccatcttgagccctaataTTCAAGCTTCGTATTcgtccatattgttggtgcacgagaatctaagtttggcagacaccgtgtaatgctgaccggttttcgatactaggactactcctatgccaactcctttgaaatttgttgctcaatcgaaaaacattctccaaccatcataggattctgcaatgtcttctcctatgaacgatacctcttcgtcgggaaagtacgttttcaggggttcgtactCTCTGtctacgggattttcagcaaggtgatctgctagtgcctgtcccttgattgccttctaaGTCAGGTAGaaaatgtcaaattcactcaataggatttgccatttggctagcttgccagtggacatgggcttctgaaagatgtacttcaaaggatctatccttgatatgagatatgtagtgtaagcacagaagtagtgcctcagcttctgagctacccaagtcaaagcacaacaggtgcgctctaacagagaataccgggccttgtacggggtgaacttcttactaaggtaaTAAATGTCCTACTCTTtactccccgtttcatcatgctgtcctagaacacaacccaacgctccatccaatactgcaaggtagagtaatagaggtctacctggctcgggcgggaccaaaaccggtggtgttgacaggtactccttgattctatcgaaagctttttggcagtcattagtccatttggtagcggcgtccttcttcaacatcttaaagatcggctcacagataactgtagattgtgctatgaaccgactgatgtaactgagtctccccaagaaactcatcacgtccttcttgttctttggtggtggcaattcttgaatagctttaacCTTtaatggatctagttctattcctctgcgactcacaataaacccaagtagtttttcggtaggaaccccaaatgcactttttgcgggattcagtttcaggttgtaccttcgcagtttgttgaaaaacttcctcaaatcttccatgtgataaGTGGCTTTCTTAGACTTGaaaataacatcatctacgtacacctctatctccttgtgtatcatatcatagaaaatggtagtcatggccctcatataggtggcccccacattttttaacccaaacgacataATGTTGTAATAGcacattccccatggcgtaatgaaagccgttttctcagcatcttcttcatccatccagatgtGATGTGATGATACCCagtgaaacaatctacaaatgattgcaactcatgcttggtgcaattgtcaatcaggatgtgtatgtttggcaaggggaagtcgtctttcggactggcccagttgagatcccggtagtcgacagaGACTCTGACTTtaccgtccttctttggtactggcacggcGTTGGCTAACCATGTTCGATATTCTACTAcctaagaaccttagctttgacctgcttggtgacttcttccttgattttcagactcatatcaggcttgaatttcctgagcttttgctttaccggcgggcatgttggatTAGTTTGCAGCttatgagccacaatagacgtactcaggccaatcatgtcatcatacgaccaggcgaatatgtcctcatattcccttagaaattttgtgtattccttcttttctgacggtgataagtgGATGCTGATTCGTTTTTCTTTGATgctttctgcatctcccaggttaacaatttctatttcgtccaggttggacttaggtctgttctcaaaattctctacttctttagcaatctcttctggtatgtcatctacatctgaatctatatccgtttgttgcgttgtctcgttgcatatCATAATCATTGGTTCAtaaagataagtaatagtaatgttgtacaAGTAAAGTAATGGgagaaaacaatagtaataagtgtcgatttataagaaaagtcaaaatgctttgataaattgcataataattgttttgaacattggagatcttattgcaggaattgaaaacatgcaaaaaataaaataaatcttttagtaaatcaaaacagtgcttgttttagccttgctaccccgaggctcgtcgggccctagttgtcc
Proteins encoded:
- the LOC138869244 gene encoding uncharacterized protein codes for the protein MIMICNETTQQTDIDSDVDDIPEEIAKEVENFENRPKSNLDEIEIVNLGDAESIKEKRISIHLSPSEKKEYTKFLREYEDIFAWSYDDMIGLSTSIVAHKLQTNPTCPPVKQKLRKFKPDMSLKIKEEVTKQVKAKVLRLFHWVSSHHIWMDEEDAEKTAFITPWGMCYYNIMSFGLKNVGATYMRAMTTIFYDMIHKEIEVYVDDVIFKSKKATYHMEDLRKFFNKLRRYNLKLNPAKSAFGVPTEKLLGFIVSRRGIELDPLKVKAIQELPPPKNKKDKAIKGQALADHLAENPVDREYEPLKTYFPDEEYAQKCHRYQIYADMIKVPPNELNATSSPWPFAAWGMDVIRPIKLAASNGHRQKNSTAYRPQINGAVEAAIKNIKKILRKMIEKHKQWHEKLSFALLGYRTTVRTSIGATPYMLVYSTEVVIPVEVEIPSLRIIQEAELDDTEWVKNRYEQLALIDGKRMNAVCHGHLY